Proteins encoded in a region of the Drosophila busckii strain San Diego stock center, stock number 13000-0081.31 chromosome 2L, ASM1175060v1, whole genome shotgun sequence genome:
- the LOC108596145 gene encoding protein argonaute-3 has translation MSGRGNLLSLFKKTGASAASTSSGEQAKDSGLDGDLSLSSLEAGQENIPHELAADLQNIKISKGRGRARLLESFKSSTQLGNVASVGASSLVVQEKPKEAIHHKPTISSSGLYFPEKVYGSTGAPVNLTCNYINLQSDPNKGVYLYEVRFNPAVDSKQLRNHYLNEHKDKFGGTKTFDGVNLYLPIMLDKELTTYVSNSKEGTKIEVRILFKKKESLKNCLPLYNILFDRVMNSLKYVRFDRKQYDPSCPKVIPIAKLEVWPGYVTAVDEFDGGLMLCCDVSHRLLCQKTVLEMLIELYHQNKSNYQDQAKKCLIGNIVLTRYNNRTYKIDDICFTQNPSSTFETHTGSINYTDYYKNHHNITIKDIKQPLLLSMKKARGADGASANDLKFCLIPELCYLTGLRDEMREDKKLMREIATYTRVSPNQRMLALEKFFDSVTKSPDAKAILASWGLTLMKNFNVQGRKMSPEQIYFANKDVSAGYKADFNNDALSSEMLDVVHLNTWILIHHKNDFRAAQTLLENMKRCCQALGMKIASPRIISLDQDRVDLYVDALRRNIDMNCQLVVCITPNMREDRYSAIKKICCSELPVASQVINARTLANESKNRSIVQKIILQVNCKMGGSLWTVKIPFKSVMVCGIDSYHDPSQKKNSVAAFVASLNNTYTNWYSKAIIQTKREEIVGGLTAAFEAALACYKARNGNLPDSVIIYRDGVGDGQLALCSNYEVPQFEAACKGKVRITFIVVQKRINTRFFTGSMKNFDNPQPGTVIDQRITRSHMYDFFLVSQQVRQGTVSPTHFVVLRDDSNYGPDIVQKLSYKLCFLYYNWPGTVRIPASCMYAHKLAYLIGESIQRDTADSLKEKLFYL, from the exons atGTCTGGCCGGGGCAATCTGCTTTCCTTGTTTAAAAAGACTGGAGCTTCTGCAGCTTCTACATCAAGTGGCGAACAGGCCAAGGACAGTGGACTTGATGGAGATTTGTCCCTTTCGAGCCTAGAAGCTGGACAAGAGAATATACCGCATGAACTTGCAGCcgatttacaaaatattaaaatatccAAGGGCCGCGGGCGAGCTCGTTTATTGGAATCATTTAAAAGTTCGACACAATTGGGCAATGTTGCGTCAGTCGGGGCTTCATCATTAGTAGTTCAGGAGAAACCTAAGGAGGCTATACACCATAAGCCGACCATTTCAAGCAGTGGATTGTATTTCCCAGAGAAAGTATACGGGAGCACAG GCGCACCTGTCAATTTAACatgcaattatataaatttgcaatctGACCCGAACAAGGGAGTTTATCTATATGAAGTTCGATTTAATCCTGCAGTTGATTCCAAACAACTGCGAaatcattatttaaatgaacatAAGGATAAATTTGGTGGAACTAAAACCTTCGATGGCGTAAATCTCTACTTACCGATAATGCTGGACAAGGAACTGACAACCTATGTCTCGAACAGTAAGGAAGGCACTAAGATTGAAGTACGCATTTTGTTTAAGAAAAAGGAATCTCTAAAGAACTGTTTGCCATtgtataacattttgtttgatcGCGTAATGAATTCGCTGAAGTACGTTAGATTCGATCGCAAGCAGTACGATCCGTCCTGCCCAAAGGTAATACCTATAGCCAAGCTGGAAGTTTGGCCAGGTTACGTAACTGCTGTCGATGAATTCGATGGCGGTCTTATGCTTTGTTGCGACGTTTCGCATCGTCTGCTCTGCCAAAAGACTGTGTTGGAAATGCTCATTGAGTTATATCATCAAAACAAGAGCAATTACCAGGATCAGGCCAAAAAGTGCCTAATAGGAAATATTGTGCTTACACGTTATAATAATCGCACATATAAAATTGATGATATTTGCTTTACACAAAATCCGAGCTCAACTTTTGAAACACATACGGGCTCAATAAACTATACGGATTATTACAAAAATCATCACAACATAACCATAAAAGATATTAAACAACCCTTGCTTCTAAGCATGAAAAAAGCACGCGGAGCGGATGGAGCAAGCGCCaatgatttgaaattttgtttgataCCAGAACTTTGTTATCTTACTGGTCTACGGGATGAAATGCGTGAGGATAAAAAGCTTATGCGAGAGATTGCCACTTACACCAGAGTGTCGCCAAATCAGCGTATGTTGGCGCTTGAAAAGTTTTTCGACTCTGTAACTAAGAGCCCAGATGCAAAAGCCATACTAGCAAGCTGGGGATTGACGCTCATGAAAAATTTCAATGTGCAAGGACGCAAAATGAGTCCGGAGCAAATATACTTTGCAAACAAGGATGTTTCGGCTGGATATAAAGCGGATTTCAACAACGATGCTTTAAGTTCTGAAATGCTGGATGTTGTGCATCTGAATACCTGGATATTAATCCATCACAAAAATGATTTTCGTGCTGCACAGACCTTGCTTGAAAATATGAAACGTTGCTGCCAAGCACTTGGCATGAAAATAGCAAGCCCAAGAATAATAAGTTTGGATCAGGATCGCGTGGACTTGTATGTGGATGCACTACGTCGTAACATTGACATGAATTGCCAACTTGTAGTATGCATAACCCCCAATATGCGAGAAGATAGATACTCTGCCATTAAGAAAATCTGCTGCTCAGAGTTGCCAGTGGCATCTCAG GTTATAAACGCACGGACATTGGCTAATGAAAGCAAGAATCGCTCTATTGTGCAGAAAATCATATTACAAGTGAATTGTAAAATGGGCGGCAGCTTGTGGACTGTGAAGATTCCATTTAAGTCGGTTATGGTCTGTGGCATAGACTCTTATCACGATccttcacaaaaaaaaaactcagtAGCAG cttttgttgcttcatTAAACAACACTTATACCAATTGGTATAGTAAGGCTATAATTCAAACCAAGAGGGAAGAGATTGTGGGTGGCCTTACAGCTGCATTTGAGGCGGCGTTGGCCTGCTATAAAGCTCGCAACGGCAATCTTCCCGACAGCGTTATTATATACAG AGATGGAGTTGGCGACGGTCAACTTGCCTTATGTTCCAACTACGAAGTTCCTCAATTTGAGGCAGCATGTAAAGGGAAGGTTCGCATTACGTTTATAGTTGTGCAAAAACGTATTAATACACGCTTTTTTACG GGCTCGATGAAAAACTTTGATAATCCTCAGCCAGGCACTGTTATAGATCAACGCATTACACGATCTCATATGTATGACTTCTTTCTGGTCTCGCAACAGGTGCGTCAGGGCACAGTCAGCCccacacattttgttgttttacgTGATGATTCCAACTACGGTCCTGACATTGTACAAAAACTTAGTTATAAGCTTTGCTTCCTTTATTATAATTGGCCTGGAACTGTGCGCATTCCAGCTTCTTGTATG TACGCTCATAAGCTAGCTTATTTAATTGGCGAAAGTATACAACGGGACACAGCAGATAGTTTAAAggaaaaactattttatttataa
- the LOC108599871 gene encoding tyrosine-protein kinase transmembrane receptor Ror, translated as MILKHCTFLIVNYIICIVLLENVAQAINSKYEHYGFQQSSGICQLYNGTICQEYLSNAHVFISPNITMNILEERLKAAYGVIRESKDMNSNCRKYALPSLCFSALPVCRTPERTNLLYFANVAMIRNQFNVNSTRKKRVVSKNSKNTNLFLKKKSVFYDDVFSTDISSKYPPTRESENLRRICREECELLENELCQKEYAIAKRHPVIGAVGVEDCQNIPQHKDCSTLGITIEVDETEDCYWEDGASYRGIQNVTATGKPCLRWSWLMKEISDYPELIGQNYCRNPGGAEKSPWCFVDDKSHDRIIETCYIPKCANKIWLTIATIVGVTVVVIGIMLLICCLRRRSSDGIKNIQNINTPNAGNNIYGNSQLNSNQDMGRSTMNNSMEHLGISSKSSEKNSLLRIPHFTLQDVEFLEELGEGAFGKVYKGQLTQTNKKTVNVAIKALKENASVKTQQDFKREIELISDLKHQNIVCILGVILNKEPYCMLFEYMANGDLHEFLISNSPIEKKSLLQLEFLKIAMQISEGMEYLSGHHYVHRDLAARNCLVNEGLVVKISDFGLSRDIYSSDYYRVQSKSLLPVRWMPSESILYGKFTTESDIWSFGVVLWEIYSYGMQPYCGYSNPEVINLIRSRQLLSCPENCPTAVYSLMIECWHEQAVKRPTFTDISHRLRTWYEGHIKICNQKS; from the exons ATGATTTTAAAGCATTGCACTTTTCTCattgttaattatattatttgtatagtTTTGCTTGAAAATGTAGCCCAGGCAATAAACTCCAAGTATGAGCACTATGG gTTTCAGCAATCTTCCGGCATTTGTCAACTCTACAATGGCACTATTTGTCAGGAGTACTTGAGCAATGCCCACGTTTTTATATCTCCCAATATAACTATGAACATATTAGAGGAACGTCTTAAGGCTGCTTATGGTGTAATCAGGGAATCAAA GGATATGAACTCCAACTGCCGAAAATATGCACTGCCAAGTCTTTGTTTCAGCGCGCTTCCAGTTTGCCGAACTCCAGAAcgcacaaatttattatatttcgcCAATGTGGCTATGATaagaaatcaatttaatgTCAATAGCACACGTAAAAAAAGAGTTGTATCAAAGAATTCCAAAAATACGAATCTATTTCTTAAGAAAAAGTCCGTTTTTTACGACGATGTGTTCAGTACAGATATATCAAGTAAATATCCGCCCACTAGAGAATCTGAAAACCTGCGACGTATTTGTCGCGAAGAATGCGAGCTGCTTGAAAACGAACTATGCCAAAAAGAATACGCCATTGCTAAGCGCCATCCAGTAATTGGCGCTGTAGGAGTTGAGGACTGTCAAAATATTCCACAGCACAAAGACTGTTCAACTTTGGGTATCACAATAGAAGTTGATGAAACGGAAGACTGCTATTGGGAGGATGGTGCCAGTTATAGAGGCATACAAAACGTAACTGCCACAGGAAAGCCCTGCCTAAGATGGTCTTGGTTGATGAAGGAGATTAGTGACTATCCAGAGCTCATAGGGCAAAACTACTGCCG TAATCCAGGAGGCGCCGAAAAGAGTCCATGGTGTTTCGTTGATGATAAATCGCATGATCGCATCATCGAAACATGTTATATACCAAAGTGTGCTAACAAAATATGGCTAACCATAGCTACTATAGTGGGCGTGACGGTTGTGGTTATTGGCATTATGCTCTTAATATGCTGTCTAAGACGTAGAAGCTCAgatggcataaaaaatatacaaaat ATAAACACGCCGAATgctggcaacaacatttatgGCAACTCGCAGCTGAACTCCAATCAGGATATGGGCAGGTCAACAATGAATAACTCCATGGAACACTTGGGCATTTCATCGAAGAGCTCAGAAAAGAACTCACTGCTGAGAATACCTCACTTTACATTGCAAGATGTGGAATTTCTAGAGGAACTAGGCGAAGGCGCATTCGGAAAGGTCTACAAGGGACAGCTGACACAGACTAATAAGAAAACAGTGAATGTGGCTATAAAGGCTTTGAAGGAGAACGCATCGGTCAAGACACAACAAGACTTTAAGCGCGAAATCGAACTCATATCTGATCTTAAGCATCAAAACATTGTCTGCATACTGGGTGTGATTTTGAACAAGGAACCCTACTGCATGCTATTCGAATACATGGCCAATGGTGATCTGCATGAGTTTCTAATCTCAAACTCACCCATTGAGAAAAAATCCTTATTGCAACTGGAATTTCTAAAGATTGCCATGCAAATCAGTGAAGGCATGGAGTACTTGTCTGGACATCATTATGTGCATCGTGATTTGGCTGCACGCAACTGTTTGGTCAACGAGGGATTGGTTGTGAAAATTTCTGATTTTGGTTTATCCAGAGATATTTACAGTTCGGACTATTATAG AGTACAATCAAAATCCTTGCTTCCTGTACGTTGGATGCCCTCCGAGTCTATTCTGTATGGCAAATTTACAACCGAAAGCGATATTTGGTCCTTTGGTGTTGTGCTTTGGGAAATTTATAGCTATGGCATGCAg cCGTACTGCGGTTATAGCAATCCAGAagtaatcaatttaattagatCACGGCAATTACTTTCCTGTCCGGAGAATTGCCCCACAGCAGTCTATTCGCTGATGATCGAATGCTGGCATGAACAAGCGGTAAAGCGTCCAACATTTACCGATATTTCACACCGTCTCAGAACTTGGTACGAGGGTCACATTAAGATTTGTAAccaaaaatcataa